The Christensenella timonensis DNA segment GTATTTGGAAAGCTCCACCCTGTCAGGGTTGTTCTTCTTGTTCTTCATCGTGTCGTAGTTCCTCTGTTTGCATTCCGTGCAAGCGAGCGTAATCTTATCGCGCATTGTTAAAACCTCCGGTTTTGTTTTTAGACAATCTAAAAAAAGGCACTCTCTGCCTTTTATCAAAGATACTTTAATATGATATCATCAAAACGCGCTCCTGTCAACGGTTTTCGGGGCTTTTCCGCTGACTATTTTTGAATGCTTTGCACGCCTCACCCCTGCTCTTATCGCCGCCGCCCGGCGCGCTCTGCATAAACGAAACTTACCACAGCCTTAGGTGGCTATTTGCATTCCGAGTCTGCGCGCTACGCTTGCAAAGACGTCGGAAGCAAACACCGCACCACGGCTGCGGATCAATCACGCCCGACACATGCCGACAGCATCCGATATCGTGATGCCGGACGTATGCGAGTTTAACATCGCGCAGCGAGGTTGGCTGTCTGAGCAAGTAGGCCGGCATCACATGACGGATGCGGCCTGAATAAACGCAGGCCCTGCGCGACCGTTCAATCGTCCCTGAGCACCGTCTCGATGATGTACTTCGGACGCTTCTTCGTCTCCATATACGCCTTGCCGACGTATTCGCCGATGATGCCGATAGCCAGCAGCTGCAAGCCGCCCAAAAGCCAGATGGACATGATCATGCTCGTCCAGCCGGTCGCCGTATTCCCCAGCGCGTTCACGACCAGCGAATAGATGAGCATGACCAGGCTCACCACAAAGATCACCAGCCCCACCACCGTGATCATGCGGATGGGCTTGATGGAAAACGAGGTGATGCCGTCGAAGGCAAAGCTGACCATTTTTTTCAACGGATATTTCGATTCCCCCGCAAAACGCTCGCCGCGCGAATATTCCACGGCCGCCGTCTTATAGCCGATCTGCGGCACGATGCCGCGCAAAAAGAGGTTCACCTCACCGAATTCGCTCAGTCCTTCGAGCGCGCGCCTTGACATCAGCCGGTAATCCGCGTGGTTGTACACCGCGTCCACGCCGAAAAATTTCAGGATCTTGTAAAATGCCTGCGCCGTATTGCGTTTAAAGCCCGTATCTGTGTCGCGGTTGCTGCGCACGCCGTACACGATGTCGCAGCCTTCCTGGTATTTGCGCATAAATTCGTCCAGCACTTCGATGTCGTCCTGCAGGTCTGCGTCCATGGATATCGTCACGTCGCACATGTCCTTGGCCGTCATAAGGCCCGCCAGCAGCGCGTTTTGGTGTCCGCGGTTGCGCGATAATTTCACGCCCAGCACATACGGATTTTCCCTGTGCAGCTCCTCGATGATTTCCCATGTCCTGTCCTTGGAACCGTCGTTTACGTACATGATACGGCTGTCTTGCGCCACAAGCCCCGCCCCGATCATAC contains these protein-coding regions:
- the rpmG gene encoding 50S ribosomal protein L33; the encoded protein is MRDKITLACTECKQRNYDTMKNKKNNPDRVELSKYCKFCKKHTVHKETK
- a CDS encoding glycosyltransferase family 2 protein, which codes for MDKLYIVVPCYNEEAVLHETTKRLTDKLTRMIGAGLVAQDSRIMYVNDGSKDRTWEIIEELHRENPYVLGVKLSRNRGHQNALLAGLMTAKDMCDVTISMDADLQDDIEVLDEFMRKYQEGCDIVYGVRSNRDTDTGFKRNTAQAFYKILKFFGVDAVYNHADYRLMSRRALEGLSEFGEVNLFLRGIVPQIGYKTAAVEYSRGERFAGESKYPLKKMVSFAFDGITSFSIKPIRMITVVGLVIFVVSLVMLIYSLVVNALGNTATGWTSMIMSIWLLGGLQLLAIGIIGEYVGKAYMETKKRPKYIIETVLRDD